The genomic region GGTGGGCACCGTCCGGAGCGTCGCCGGCGAAGCGCCGAATCTTTCGCCGCAACAAACGAGCGGCTCCTCCGGAGCTTCGCCCCAGAGCACCTCCAACAGCGGGCAGCCCCTTGGAATCCCCTACGTCATCGAACAGATCCGCGCCGCCGAGTGCTCGGCAGCTTCGCTCGCGGGGTCGCTGGGACTCACCTACCAGACGAACCACGAGTGCGCGAGCGCGACCCCCGCGGACGATCCGCCGCGCGAGGAGGAGCCCGAGGTTCCGCCGACGGGACCCGTCGATCCTCCCGCGCCGCTCGACGAGATCGTCGAGGGCCCCATCGAAGCCCCCGCCGTCTCGAACCCGATCCGCGTCCGAGCGACGCCCGAGGGCATCGTCGTCGAGGAGCGCACGACGAACAGCCAATGGATCGTGCTGTGGCCCTCCGGCCTCGACGGCGGCCAGCCCAACCCCGGCGCCGTCCTGGCGCAGGTCGACGTCCTGCGCGACGCGGGCCTCCTTTGGAAGGAAGCCTCCTCGCGCCTGTGGCTGCTTGGCGAGCTCGTTCCGTTCGACGGGACCGACGACCTCCCCAACCTCGCTTGCGACGTCTCGCTTGCGCAGCCGGCCGACTGCACCTACAGCCCACCGGGCGCGGGACGTACCAGCGCGGCGGCCCTGGCCGCCTCGCTTGCGGCCGGCGCGGCGTCCCTTGAGCCCGCCGATCCGGGACCGATCCAGTCCGGCGCCGCCCCCGCGGCCCGCGCGGCCACCGGCGAGCGCGTGCTCGGTTCGGCGTCCCCGCCGTCGCCCGTGGGCCGCGAGCCCGCGCAGGGCGTGACCCAATCGTCCGCTCCGTTGGCCGCTCCGGTCGACGGCGTGCTCCCGTCGCTTGCCGTCGCCCTCCTGCTGGGCCTGCTGCCGGCGCTCCTGCTCTACCATCGCCTGGCGCGCACCGGCATCCTCGAGAACGGCGTGCGCAAGCGCATCTACGACGCCGTCGCGAGCTCGCCTGGCATCACCGTGCAGGGCGTCGCGCGCGAGGCGGGCGTCTCCCACTCGACGGCCACGTACCATCTCGCTCTTCTCTCGGAGAGCGACATGATCGTGTCGAACCCCGACGGGAACAAGGTCCGGTTCTACCAGAACGGCGGCCGCTTCGATCGCGACGAGCGCGCCGCGCTTCCCGTCCTCCAGAACGTCGCGGCCGTCACGCTGCTTGAGCGCATCGTCGAGCGCCCCGCCGCGCACCGCGCCGAGCTTGCCGCGCAGATGGGCGTCTCGACCACGACGCTCAACTGGTACCTGCGCAAGCTCTTCGAGTGCGGTCTCGTGCGCGAGGAGCGCGAGGGCCGCCGCGCTCCCATCTACCCGGCGCACGACCGCCTGGCCGTGCTCGTCCCAAAGCTCCTTGCGAAGGCCGAGGCCTTCGACGACGCCACGCGCGAGCGCCTCTCCCGCCTGGCCGGTCGCACGCTTCCCGCCGAGGCGGCGTCCCAACCCATGCCGCTTGCCGCGCCCTCCCTCTGAGGCCCGCCCGGTCGAAGCGTGTCTCTATATAGGGGCGGCCGCATCGTTTCCATGCGCTGCTTGTCCCAGAGGCCAGGCGCGGCTAAGCCGGGGAGCTAGGCCTTCCCTGTCACCCGAAACGGCCGATACGCGGGGGCTTACGCGGCGGGGGCGGCTGCCGAGCGGCGCAGGGAGCCGCCGGCTACGATGAGGCATTGTCCCTCGGGGTCGGAGGTGCTGGACCTCGCACTCGGAAGATGGCCGGGTTCAACTTCGCCACGGAGACCGGGCGAGGCACGGAAGTGAGCAGCCTCACCGTGGACTGCTGACGCTCGTGGGGTCCCGGTGCCGAGGATATCGGTGGAAAACCTCCCTGCGCCCGCGCGGCGTGTCCACCCCGTCGTGTCGCGCCCCTCAAATGGGGCAAGGGCGTCCGAAGGCCGGAAGGACCCATTTCAACCCTCCGGGCGTCCTTCGAACGGGTCCAGGTCATGGGGCGCGCAGCAATCCTTATGTCGCCTTAGGGGAACGAGCGGGTGGTCGGGTTGGCCGCTCGCCGGCGGCTGTCCGTAGTTGAGGGACAAGATGCGAAGCTTTGCGCTCGCTGTTGCCGTCGTTGCCGTCTTGGGTACGGGTGTTGCCCAAGCAACCGAATTCCAATACGTCAACGTCGCCTGGGACGTGGACTGGTTCGTCCTCGACGAGGTCGGGGAGCGATACCCGCCTCTGAACAACCTCTGGCACCACGAGGACGGGGTGAACGTGCCCGCCCCCCTCGCCGACGGCGCAAGCGACGCCGGGAGCCTGCCCTCGCAGCAGGTGGACACGTCCGAGGTCTCGTCCGGATCGGGCGGCCTTGCGCCCTCCGTCAAGGCCACCGCCAAACCTTCCCACGTCGAGAGCGACCCCGTTCCCTCCACCACGCGCGATCCCAACGACTTCCCCGGCGGGCTCGTCCAGGACGTCGTCCAAGGCGCCCCCGCCCCGCTCGACTTCCAATCGGACGCGGCGCCCGTCGCCACCGACGCGCGCCCCGAGTCACCGCGCGCAAGCCCGCCGACGGCGCCCAAGCCCGACGCCGTCCGCTCCGAGCAGCTCTCCGCCACGACGCAATCGGACGGCGACGCCCCGACGCGAGCGCCGCCGCCGGCGGCCGCCACGCTTCCGGGCCTGCTGCCCGCCGCCGTCGCGGGAAGCCTCGTCGCCGCGCTTGCCGCGATCCTGCTCTACCACCGCCTGCGCGGAAACGAGACGCTCACGAACGCCACGCGCAAGACGATCTACGACGTCGTGCTGGCGAGCCCCGGCCTCTGCATCCAGGACATCGCAAGCCAGTCCCGCGTCTCCCACAGCACGGCCGCCTACCACCTCGACCGCCTCCTTGGCGCGCGCATGGTCGTCGCCGAGGACGACGGCAACCGCATCCGCTACTACAAGAACGGCGGGCGGTTCACGCCCGAGGAGCGCGCGGCCGTCCCCATCCTCCAAAGCGGCGAGACGGTGCGCGTTCTCGAAGCCATCCTCGACAAGCCGTGGACCTACCGCTCGGAGCTTGCGATCCGCCTTGGCGTCACGCCCACCACGATCAACTGGCACCTGAAGCGCCTGTTCGAAGCGGGCTTTGTCCTCGAGAGCCGCGAAGGCCGGAACGGCTACCTCTACGCCGACGCGTCCCGCCTGCGCACGCTCCTTGCGCCGCTTCGCGAGAAGCTCTCGGCCGAGGGCGGTCACGATCTCTCCGGACCCGTCGACCGGATCCTCGCCGCCGCGAGCACGCCCCAGGCGCAGCTTGCGCGGACGCTTGCGCCGGCCGCCGCGATGCCCGTCACGGTGCCGGAGCGCACCGTCGCCTAGACGCCTACGCGCCTTCCGAATAGCGCATCGTGAATAGGTATTTATACAGCCAATCTAACGAAGGGGCGGAGGCGGCGATCGCCTCGCATTTGGGAGGCACTTTCCTGTGAACGCGCGCGTCTTCCGGAACGAAGTCCGACGCAAGCTGTATGGGCTCATCGAGGGCACCTCGGGCGCCATCATCACCGAGCTCTCGCGCGAGGTGGGCCTGAGCCACTCGACCGTCTCGTACCACCTGAAGATCCTCGAGGAGTCCGGAGCCGTGCTCGCCAAGCGCGACGGCCGCGTCGTGCGCTACTACACCGCAAGCCAATTCCAGGACGTGAACCGGCGCCTCGAACCGCTCGTGAAACGCGCGCGCGTCGTGGCCATCCTCAAGCTCATCGACGCCGAGCCCAACCTCGTTCCCTTCAACATCGCCAAGCGCCTGGAGGTGTCCGTGCCCACCATCATGTGGCACCTGCAGAAGCTCCAGGCCTACGGCGCGATCACCATGGAGAAGCGCAACGGGCACTACGACATCACGCTGCGTCCCGAGGTGCGCGCCTCGCTTGCGCGCCAAAACGGGCACCCGCCCGAGCCGCCGGCGCCCTCCGCCGGCGACCACGCGGCCGAGCCGGCCGAGATCGTGGCCGAACGAAGCTGATCACCGTTTTTCGGGTTGCGATGATCATTCATCGCAGCCTTGGCGCTCGTGGCGCTCGAACCTGCGCGCCGCGCCCCCGAACCGGTCCGCCCTGCGCCCAACTTCCCCTGGGCCCCCGGTTCCCGGGGACGCTCGGGCGCATCCCCGTTTCGCCAAGGAAGGCCCCCGCCCGGATTGCTCTCGCGGACGAGGGCTCCTCGCTGGCCCATATAGGCCTCTTGAAACAGAGAAGAGAGGGGCGTGCGCGCTCGCGCGATCGCCCTGCTCGTTCCGCTCCTTCTGGCGCCCCTTGCCGCCGCCGACACGGCGCCCCGGCAGGAGTACCTCGTGAGCTTCCACGGCGCCGTGCCCAACTCCCTGCCGGCGCCCTTTGCCCTTCTCGAGCGGTTCGACTTTGCCGGCGTCGCGCGCGTGGAGGGACCCGCCCACGCGCTTTCCGTCCTCCGCGCGATGCCCGAGGTCGCCTGGATCGGCGTCGACGAGCCGCTCACGCTCCACCTTGCAAGCTCCCGCGCCGCCGTGAGCGTGGGCCCGCACCTGTGGGACTCCGGCTACGACGGACGCGGCGTCACGATCGCCGTCGTCGACTCGGGCCTCGACGCCTCGCACCCCGCCTTCGAGGGCAAGGTCCGCCGCGCCGTTCGCGTCTCCTCGCAGGGCGTCGTCGACGCGGGCGAGGACCCGGACGGTCACGGCACGCACATCGCCGGCGTGGCCGCGGGCACGGGCGCCGGATCGCCCGGCCAGCAGCACGCGGGCATGGCGCCCTCGGCCTCCATCGTGGGCATCGACATCTCGACGAGCTTCACCACCACAAACGCGATCCGCGCCTTCGAGTGGATCCACGACCACTTCGTGCCGCTTGGCATCCGCGTCGTCACGAACTCGTGGGGCCGCGAGAAGCAGGACGCGCGCTACGATCCCGACGACGCGCTCATCCGCGCAAGCGACGCGCTCGTGCGAAACGGCATCGTCGTCGTCTTCTCGGCCGGCAACCGCGGCGCCGACGGCGCCGCAAGCCTCACGGTCGAGGCGATGAACCCGAACGTCATCACGGTGGGCGCGACCGACGACGCGGGATCGATCGAGCCGTACTCCTCGCGCGGACCGGCCATCGACCGCAACGGCAACCACGCGCCGTGGACGAAGCCCGACGTCGTGGCGCCGGGCTCCTCGATCACGAGCGCGCGCAGCACGCAGAAGCCCGGCTCGGGCGACGCGGGCCGCTACTACACCACGATGAGCGGCACGAGCATGGCCACGCCCCACGTGGCCGGCATCGCCGCGCTCCTCCTGCAGGCCAATTCGGCCCTCACGCCCGCGCAGGTCAAGGACGCGCTCGTTCGCACGGCGATCGACCGCGGCGCGCGGGGCCCCGACTCCGAGACGGGCCACGGGTTCGTGGACGCGACGGCGGCCATCACGCTTGTGATCGGCGAGGGCGCGCGCGAGATCGTGGAGCGTGTCCCGTTCTCGTCCGCGGGCAGCGCGAAGGTCGTAAACGGCATGGTCGTCGCCAACAACGGCGCGCCCTCCTCGCGCGCAAGCGAGGTCGAGATTCCCGTCCACGTCCCCGCCGGCACCACCTCCCTCTCCTTCGCCTTCCGATGGAGCGGAGCCGTCTCCTTCAGCGTCGTGCTCACAAACGGCCGCGAGACGATCGGTCCGTGGTCGGGCTCCACGCACATCGAGGCGGACGTGGACCGCAAGCTTGCGCCGGGCGGCTGGACGATCCTCGCGCGCCCGTCGGGCACGGGAAGCGTCGACTACCGCCTCGACGGCGAGGCGCTTGTCGTCACCCACGCGGTTCCGAAGGCGCGCCCGGGCGTGGCGCCCATCGCGCTTTCCAAGCAGCCCGGCTTCTTCGAGGAATGGAAGGCCCGCTCGCACGTGCTTGGAATCCTCCCGGCAAGCGAGGTGCCGCTTGTGATCGCCGGCGCGGCGGCGCTTTGCATCGCCGTCGTCTCCACGCTCTGGCTGCGCCGGCGCTTGGGTTCCCCGCCGGAGGCGCAGGAAGCGCACTGGCAGGGCGTCGTGGAGGCGGGGGAAGCCGGCCGCCGATAGGCCGCTTCGTCTCGCCGGGTCCAAAGAACCCTCGCTCGGCCCTTCTCCGAAGCTGATAAATACAAGCGTTGAGCACTGCCGCTCGAACGTTCGGGGCTCGTCCGCCGAACGACGCCGGTGAGACATGCTTGCGCCCGTGGGCCTGCTGTATCTCTATTTCTTCTTCCAAGTCGGCGTGGCCGCCGTCCTGCTTCACGTGCGCGAGCCAAACGCGCTGGCGCGCCGCATCCTCGCCACGCTGTTCCTTCTGAACGCCGGCGTGACCGCGATCGCGCTCCTGGAGGCCGCGGGGTACGCGGGGTACGAGACGTACCGGAGCCTGTTCCTCTTGCGCTACGCGCTTGACGTTCCGACGGCCGCCCTGCTCGTCGCGTTCCTTGCCGCGCGCAACGGGACCGAGCGGGGCGCGCGCGTCGCCTACGCGCTGCTTGGCGTGGGCGCGCTCCACGCCGTCGCGGCCGTCGCGTTCCCTTCGATCGCGCTTGCGGAGAACCAATCCGACGTGTGGCTTCGCGCGATCCCGTACTACGCGGCGCTTGGCGCCTTTGGCTGGATTCTGTCGGTCGGAAGCGAGCGCGAACGTTGGATCGCGCTTGCGTTCCTCCCCCGCGCGCTGTACTTTGGCGCTTCGGGCCTGCACCGCCTCGAGCCCGCGCTTGCCGGCGAAGTCCTGGCGTGGGAACTTCCCAACGCGGTGGCGCTCCTGGGCCTGCTGCTCGCAAGTCTTGCAGCAGGCGCGCGGCTGTTGCGCGACCCTCGGGCCCCGGGCGTGTCGGTCGCGTTGCCCGTGCTTGCGCTGGGTCCCGTGCTTGCGGCCGCGGAGATCGCCATCACCGGGAAACCGGTGGGCCTTCTCATGGCCGTGAACCTCGTCACGCTTGCGCTCGTCCGCCCCATCCTCGTTTGCGCGGGGCTTGCCCGCGACAAGGTTCCCGCGCTCTTGGCCCGGGCTCTTGCCGCCGCCGGCGGAGCGTCGGTCGCGCTGTGGTTCCTGCTCGTGCAAGGCGGCGTTCCCCACGGCGCCGACCTTGGCCTTGGGCTTGCCGCGGGCCTCCTCGTCCTTGCCGCGCTGGAAGCGTGGCGTCCGGGGCTTGCGTCCCACGACGCCGGGACGCTGCCGGGTCCGCCCGCGGCGGCCGCCGCCCCGGCGCCTGCGCCATCCTCCCCGCCGATCCTCGTGGGCGCAAGCACCCCGCTCATCGGCGTGAATCCCCCCACGCCGGCCTGGAAGGTGCTCATCCTTGCGCTTCGTCACTCAAGCGCGGGGCAGGATCGTCCCGGCGAGCCGCGGCTTACGCAAAAGCGCCTGGCAGAGCAGACCGGCGTGAGCGTGAAGCGCGTCTCCGAGTTTGCCCAGCAGCTCAACGAGTCGGCGGTCCAGAAGCTCGACTTGTACGTTCCCGGATGGAAGGCCCAGGCCGGGCTTGCCCCGCCGGTTCTCGTCCGCACGCACAAGGGAGCCGTCGAAGGATTGCCGGGTGCCTGGGTGTACTACCGGCTCACGCCGCTGGGAGAGAAGCTCGCCGAGAGCGTGGCCAGGACCGACCGCCTGACCCCCGTGCGCACCGACGAGGATCCGCAAACCCAAAACCGACGCAATTGACGAGCGCTTGCGGACGCGTCACGAAAACGCGTCTGGAAGACGACTGAAACGCCCCGGTTTTGCCAGGATTTGACCCGGTTCCGGGTCCGATTCCGCCCGGAATCCTAGGACGGATTATCCCACGGGCGCGGCTTGCGCGCTCGCCGCAGGGTGCCCAAGGCACCGGCGGGGAGGAGAAAGCGTGGCGCGACGGGAGCGGGCAATGGTCGTAGGGTCGATCCTCGACGCCGTAGACCAAGCGCTTGCCTCAGGCCCGTTGCCCAGCGTGACGGAGCTTGCCCGGCGCGCCAACGTGGCCAACTCGCGCTTTGCCGCCTACCTTCTCGACCTCAAGGACGCCGGTTTCATCGAAGACACCAGTACCTTGCGGATCACCGCCGAGGGCCGGGCGTACCTCGCCCAGTACCGGCAGTGGAATAAGATCGCCGCGCGCGTCGACGCGCCGCGCGCCCCGACCGAAGACCGTTCCGAATCGGAGAAATGACCCCATGTCAACCGGAAAGAAACCAGCGCAGGCAACGTTGAAGATCACGCTTGCGGTCGCAGCGGCCGTCGTTTTGGCCGGATGCACCACGACGACGTCGAACACCCTCAACCTGCAATCGGGCCAGCAAGTCGAATGCACCGCCGGCGAGTTCGTCCGCGGCGTCAACGAGACCACGGGCCTCGTGTGTTCCGCCGGAACGCCCGGCCCGCCGGGCGCGCAAGGCCAGCAAGGCCTCGCCGGCCCCGCGGGTCCCCAAGGCGAGCGCGGCGTCAACGGCACGGCCGGCCCCGCCGGACCCCAAGGACCCGAAGGGCCTCCCGGCGCCCGCGGCGAGCGCGGCCCGGCCGGACCCACCGGGGCCACCGGCGCCGCCGGCGCCACCGGCCCGCAAGGATCGCAGGGCCCCGCCGGACCGCTCCTTGCCAACGTGAGCCTGCTCGACACCGTGCAGACGTACGTGGCGGACAAGTTCTTCGCCAACGTCTTTGTCTCGGGCGAGCTCAACTCGACCGGGGACTTCTGGGTCGGAGCCAACAAGGACTTCTACGTCACGGCGGCCAACGGGACGGCGAATGCGAGCGCGGTGGACGTTCGAACGACGCTTCGCGTTGGCGGTCTTTCGACGCTTTCTGCGATCAACGCCGGGAGCGACTTCAACGTCGGCGGCGGCGCGTTCTACGTGACGGCTTCGAACGGGACGGCCAACGCGAGCGCGCTGGACGTGAGCGGCGTCCTGCGGGTCGGTGGGTTGTCGCGGTTGGCAGCATCCAACTTTGGCGGCGATCTCAACGTGAACGGAGGCCAAGCGTACGTCACGGCCGCAAACGGCACGGTGAATGCGAGCGCGGTGGACGCTCGGACGACGCTTCGCGTCGGTGGTCTCTCGACGCTTTCTGGGATCAATGCGGGTGGCGATCTCAACGTTGGCGGTGGAGCGTTCTACGTGACGGCCTCCAACGGAACGGCGAACGTAACGGGCAACGTGAACGTGAGCGGTGACGTGCAGATCGCCGGCGCGCTGCGCCTGGGCGGTGCGCTCCAGGACGCCACGGGATCGCTTGGCGCAAACGGTCAAGTCCTCAAGGTCGTCGGCGGCGTGCCGACGTGGGGGGCCAGCTACTTCGTGGCGGGCCGAATCCTGGGAAACGGCGCGACGTTGAGCGGCTCGGGATTCACCTCCACGCGGAACGGCGACGGCGACTACACGATCGACATGACCGGCACCGACGCCAGTCTTTCCAACGTCATCCTCGTGACCGCCGAGCAGCTTTCCGTCAAGGCATTCTGCGTAGGAGGCATCAGCGTCTCCGACGACTACCAGGTCCTCTGCTACAATGATGCCGGGACGCTCACCGACACGAGTTTCAACTTCGTCGTGTTCGTCGTCTGAGCCCCACGTAAGGTCCCCCCGGCGCGCTCCCCCGCGCGCCGGGCTCTTCTTTTTTCTTACCGATCCACGAGCGCAAGCGAGGGCGCGCACGGTGGCTCGGCGATCCGCGGGGACGCGGACCCGTGCCGGCAGCAAAGCTTACGAACTCGCCGGCGGCTGGCACGCCCGTGCGCGGCATGCTGGCAGGCACGGTCCTTGCGCTGATCGCGTTGCCTCTGTGCGTGCTTGCAATCTCCGCCTTCGAAGGATCGCCGCTTCTCGTCCGCGGCGGCAGCATGATGCACCGATTCGACGAGCCCACGTGGGGACGCGTGGGAACGATCGA from Candidatus Thermoplasmatota archaeon harbors:
- a CDS encoding helix-turn-helix domain-containing protein produces the protein MNARVFRNEVRRKLYGLIEGTSGAIITELSREVGLSHSTVSYHLKILEESGAVLAKRDGRVVRYYTASQFQDVNRRLEPLVKRARVVAILKLIDAEPNLVPFNIAKRLEVSVPTIMWHLQKLQAYGAITMEKRNGHYDITLRPEVRASLARQNGHPPEPPAPSAGDHAAEPAEIVAERS
- a CDS encoding S8 family serine peptidase, which gives rise to MRARAIALLVPLLLAPLAAADTAPRQEYLVSFHGAVPNSLPAPFALLERFDFAGVARVEGPAHALSVLRAMPEVAWIGVDEPLTLHLASSRAAVSVGPHLWDSGYDGRGVTIAVVDSGLDASHPAFEGKVRRAVRVSSQGVVDAGEDPDGHGTHIAGVAAGTGAGSPGQQHAGMAPSASIVGIDISTSFTTTNAIRAFEWIHDHFVPLGIRVVTNSWGREKQDARYDPDDALIRASDALVRNGIVVVFSAGNRGADGAASLTVEAMNPNVITVGATDDAGSIEPYSSRGPAIDRNGNHAPWTKPDVVAPGSSITSARSTQKPGSGDAGRYYTTMSGTSMATPHVAGIAALLLQANSALTPAQVKDALVRTAIDRGARGPDSETGHGFVDATAAITLVIGEGAREIVERVPFSSAGSAKVVNGMVVANNGAPSSRASEVEIPVHVPAGTTSLSFAFRWSGAVSFSVVLTNGRETIGPWSGSTHIEADVDRKLAPGGWTILARPSGTGSVDYRLDGEALVVTHAVPKARPGVAPIALSKQPGFFEEWKARSHVLGILPASEVPLVIAGAAALCIAVVSTLWLRRRLGSPPEAQEAHWQGVVEAGEAGRR
- a CDS encoding helix-turn-helix domain-containing protein is translated as MQSYVGLGALLFASALALALCAPVTEATVGTVRSVAGEAPNLSPQQTSGSSGASPQSTSNSGQPLGIPYVIEQIRAAECSAASLAGSLGLTYQTNHECASATPADDPPREEEPEVPPTGPVDPPAPLDEIVEGPIEAPAVSNPIRVRATPEGIVVEERTTNSQWIVLWPSGLDGGQPNPGAVLAQVDVLRDAGLLWKEASSRLWLLGELVPFDGTDDLPNLACDVSLAQPADCTYSPPGAGRTSAAALAASLAAGAASLEPADPGPIQSGAAPAARAATGERVLGSASPPSPVGREPAQGVTQSSAPLAAPVDGVLPSLAVALLLGLLPALLLYHRLARTGILENGVRKRIYDAVASSPGITVQGVAREAGVSHSTATYHLALLSESDMIVSNPDGNKVRFYQNGGRFDRDERAALPVLQNVAAVTLLERIVERPAAHRAELAAQMGVSTTTLNWYLRKLFECGLVREEREGRRAPIYPAHDRLAVLVPKLLAKAEAFDDATRERLSRLAGRTLPAEAASQPMPLAAPSL
- a CDS encoding winged helix-turn-helix domain-containing protein; this translates as MARRERAMVVGSILDAVDQALASGPLPSVTELARRANVANSRFAAYLLDLKDAGFIEDTSTLRITAEGRAYLAQYRQWNKIAARVDAPRAPTEDRSESEK
- a CDS encoding winged helix-turn-helix transcriptional regulator, with translation MGTGVAQATEFQYVNVAWDVDWFVLDEVGERYPPLNNLWHHEDGVNVPAPLADGASDAGSLPSQQVDTSEVSSGSGGLAPSVKATAKPSHVESDPVPSTTRDPNDFPGGLVQDVVQGAPAPLDFQSDAAPVATDARPESPRASPPTAPKPDAVRSEQLSATTQSDGDAPTRAPPPAAATLPGLLPAAVAGSLVAALAAILLYHRLRGNETLTNATRKTIYDVVLASPGLCIQDIASQSRVSHSTAAYHLDRLLGARMVVAEDDGNRIRYYKNGGRFTPEERAAVPILQSGETVRVLEAILDKPWTYRSELAIRLGVTPTTINWHLKRLFEAGFVLESREGRNGYLYADASRLRTLLAPLREKLSAEGGHDLSGPVDRILAAASTPQAQLARTLAPAAAMPVTVPERTVA